In Brassica rapa cultivar Chiifu-401-42 chromosome A06, CAAS_Brap_v3.01, whole genome shotgun sequence, a single window of DNA contains:
- the LOC103873589 gene encoding uncharacterized protein LOC103873589, which produces MEVNVATSTPFHWSGRHAAMPKCQSLSQTINSSKRRRYCRRDVYTSVVGGGGGSLSCQTRLNPSTFLGTESGKVHWSKSCELLKFTKNRTGMQKHYPLRRVCSASFSFFSDQDFSTKMQELALQFKIAGEEEDLERNKHQSERIHDKVKLLQESVPGLALLEAPGIEMVNHSSIKRKANSVDLPLSLRMIKRKLQEQALKEASESNSSSIYKAFSSMVFMIDELHSFVLQTKETIFYEEDLQGVVKKDMHASFLWIFQSVFSQTPTLMVYVMILLANFTVHSVASNLAIPASPVTKGQDQMHQRFESTLLGHVVSGHFDKISRLQEIREDELSLWNSIVEEADQMQDSPVVRDMRLNERTELDDYARTESLYEISLVQEPNNHLLLANYAQFLYLISQDYDRVEKCFKKAIESEEVDAETYSKYAVFQWKVLNDLWAAEENFLEAISADPTNSFYAANYANFLWQTGGEETCYPLESSDSPQ; this is translated from the exons ATGGAGGTAAATGTAGCCACATCCACGCCTTTTCATTGGTCAGGACGCCATGCGGCAATGCCTAAGTGTCAGTCTTTGTCACAAACCATAAACTCCTCAAAACGTCGCCGTTATTGTAGAAGAGATGTATATACATCTGtagtaggaggaggaggaggatcttTATCATGCCAAACTAGATTGAACCCTTCGACTTTTCTTGGAACCGAATCTGGGAAAGTTCACTGGTCCAAATCATGTGAGCTTTTGAAATTCACAAAGAACAGAACAGGCATGCAGAAACATTATCCTTTACGTAGAGTTTGCAGTGCGAGCTTCAGTTTCTTCTCAGACCAAGATTTCTCCACCAAGATGCAAGAATTAGCATTACAGTTCAAGATCGCAGGCGAAGAAGAAGACCTAGAGAGAAATAAGCACCAATCAGAAAGAATCCACGACAAGGTAAAGCTACTACAGGAGTCTGTTCCAGGTTTAGCTTTGTTGGAGGCTCCAGGGATAGAGATGGTTAACCATTCTAGCATTAAACGGAAAGCAAACAGTGTTGATTTACCCCTCTCCCTTAGAATGATTAAGAGGAAGCTACAAGAACAAGCTCTCAAAGAAGCTAGCGAATCTAATAGCTCTTCTATCTACAAAGCTTTCTCTTCTATGGTCTTCATGATCGATGAGCTCCATAGCTTTGTGTTGCAGACTAAGGAGACTATCTTCTACGAAGAAGACCTACAAGGTGTTGTTAAGAAGGATATGCACGCTTCATTTCTGTGGATTTTCCAAAGCGTCTTCTCTCAAACCCCTACTTTGATGGTATATGTGATGATCCTGTTGGCGAATTTCACTGTGCATTCAGTTGCATCAAATCTAGCTATACCAGCATCACCCGTTACTAAAGGCCAAGATCAGATGCATCAAAGGTTTGAGTCTACATTATTAGGTCATGTAGTAAGTGGCCATTTTGATAAGATCTCCCGCTTACAAGAGATAAGAGAAGATGAGCTGAGTCTGTGGAATTCAATAGTGGAAGAAGCTGATCAAATGCAAGACTCCCCTGTGGTTCGTGACATGAGACTGAATGAAAGGACTGAATTGGACGATTATGCTAGGACAGAGTCTTTATATGAGATAAGTTTGGTTCAAGAACCAAACAACCATTTACTCTTAGCTAACTACGCTCAGTTCCTTTACCTCATCTCTCAAGACTACGACAG AGTGGAGAAATGCTTCAAGAAAGCCATTGAGTCAGAAGAAGTAGACGCGGAAACATACAGCAAATATGCAGTCTTTCAATGGAAAGTTCTGAACGATCTATGGGCGGCTGAGGAGAATTTTCTAGAAGCCATATCAGCAGACCCTACAAACTCTTTCTACGCTGCTAACTACGCTAATTTCCTCTGGCAAACCGGTGGCGAGGAAACGTGTTACCCCCTCGAATCTTCTGATTCTCCTCAGTAA